One region of Chryseobacterium muglaense genomic DNA includes:
- a CDS encoding DUF349 domain-containing protein, whose protein sequence is MTTENNLSENEEQKPSTEVQETVETIENTEENHQEEDPDAHHHDSIADLSLADALKEMEKIINSPNAGERFREFNVLKEKANHSIHDEVEDKKHEYTDAGNALENFSYEHPSQSKLSGLIHIFREKHDHFQKNQEEEQKKNLDHRQSIIDRLKNLYTNSEPGVNLFKSIREIKEEWSNSGQVAKSEFKILNNNYFHHLNQFYQMLDLNKEFLEQEYSHNLEKRQHIIARAKELENEPAVQKALNELQYLHKLWKEEAEPVSEEFREKTWEEFKEISNKIHERKTELSAAIETEQNANLEKKNEIITEIKNLSEPKDNPNHTYWQNSIKRVEDLRSEFLKTGSVPRKLSNNNWNDFKSILRAFNTTKNNYYKSLKGSQQQNLDEKMKLIQTAKDNMLSEDWDLAVALFKKLQEDWKKIGHVPKSMTNKIWDEFRDACNTFFNNYREKSSASTDNWKENYKLKKDLLEELKTISDEEGSIEKIEAIKSSWNNIGKVPRDKMAINSEFNKTLREKLKLNKINELELKENGLSENQLTDKARKIKSQISDLEAEIVKLENNLAFFKNPSRENPLLRDTYNTIDDKKAHLETLKQNLHSIIAGE, encoded by the coding sequence CTACAGAAGTTCAGGAAACAGTTGAAACTATTGAGAATACAGAAGAAAACCATCAGGAAGAAGACCCCGATGCACATCATCATGATTCTATTGCCGATCTGTCTCTAGCTGACGCTCTGAAAGAAATGGAAAAAATCATCAACTCTCCTAATGCTGGTGAAAGATTCCGAGAATTTAATGTTTTAAAAGAAAAAGCAAATCATTCGATTCACGACGAGGTGGAAGACAAAAAGCATGAATACACTGATGCAGGAAATGCACTGGAAAATTTCAGCTACGAACACCCTTCTCAGTCTAAACTTTCTGGTCTGATTCATATTTTCAGAGAAAAGCATGACCATTTTCAGAAAAATCAGGAAGAAGAGCAGAAAAAAAATCTGGATCACCGTCAAAGTATTATCGATAGACTAAAAAATCTTTATACCAATTCTGAGCCTGGAGTAAATCTTTTCAAATCGATTAGAGAGATTAAGGAAGAATGGTCAAACTCTGGTCAGGTTGCAAAATCTGAATTTAAAATTTTAAATAATAATTATTTTCATCATTTGAATCAGTTTTATCAGATGTTGGATTTAAATAAAGAATTCCTTGAGCAGGAATACAGCCACAATTTAGAAAAAAGACAGCACATTATTGCACGAGCAAAAGAGCTAGAAAACGAGCCGGCTGTACAAAAAGCTTTAAACGAACTTCAATATCTTCACAAACTTTGGAAAGAAGAAGCAGAACCTGTTTCTGAAGAATTCCGTGAGAAAACCTGGGAAGAGTTCAAAGAGATTTCAAATAAAATTCACGAGAGAAAAACAGAACTTTCTGCAGCTATTGAAACAGAGCAGAACGCCAATCTCGAAAAGAAAAACGAAATCATCACTGAAATCAAAAATCTTTCTGAGCCAAAAGATAATCCTAATCATACCTACTGGCAAAACTCTATCAAAAGAGTTGAAGATTTGCGTTCAGAATTCTTGAAAACAGGAAGTGTGCCTAGAAAATTATCCAACAACAACTGGAATGATTTTAAATCTATTTTAAGAGCCTTCAACACGACAAAAAATAATTACTATAAATCTCTAAAAGGTTCTCAACAGCAGAATTTAGACGAGAAAATGAAACTTATTCAGACTGCAAAAGACAATATGCTTTCTGAGGACTGGGATCTTGCCGTAGCTTTATTTAAGAAACTTCAGGAAGACTGGAAGAAAATCGGTCACGTTCCGAAAAGCATGACCAATAAAATCTGGGATGAATTCCGTGATGCGTGCAATACTTTCTTCAACAATTACAGAGAAAAAAGCAGTGCTTCTACCGATAACTGGAAAGAAAACTATAAACTTAAAAAAGACCTTCTTGAAGAGCTGAAAACCATCTCAGACGAAGAAGGAAGTATAGAAAAAATAGAAGCTATCAAAAGCTCGTGGAATAATATTGGAAAAGTTCCGAGAGACAAAATGGCAATTAACTCTGAGTTTAATAAAACGCTTAGAGAAAAGCTGAAGCTGAATAAAATTAATGAGCTTGAACTGAAAGAAAACGGTTTATCTGAAAATCAATTAACCGATAAAGCCAGAAAAATTAAGAGTCAAATCTCGGATCTTGAAGCTGAAATCGTTAAATTGGAAAACAACTTGGCATTCTTCAAAAATCCATCGAGAGAAAACCCTCTTTTACGAGATACTTACAATACGATTGATGACAAAAAAGCTCACCTTGAGACTTTAAAGCAGAATCTTCACAGTATTATCGCTGGAGAATAA
- the ribD gene encoding bifunctional diaminohydroxyphosphoribosylaminopyrimidine deaminase/5-amino-6-(5-phosphoribosylamino)uracil reductase RibD, with protein sequence MQDEFYIRRCIELAQKAIGNTYPNPLVGSVIVHNGKIIGEGYHHKAGENHAEINAINSVEDKSLIPESTIYVSLEPCAHFGKTPPCALKIVELGFKKVVIGAMDSHDKVNGKGKKIIHDAGIEVVSGVLEKECIDLNKRFFTYHEKRRPFVVLKWAESGDRFMDKDFKPTQISNSLTKQFVHQLRNNEHSILIGTMTALRDNPSLTTREIVGRNPIRILIDIDLKVPSDFNIYSNEAETLVFNSVKEGEEGNIKFIKTSRENFIENMLKKLHELQIQSIIVEGGSLVLQQFIDANLWDETMIIKNKNLVLENGTKAPRFSEIPLEIQDFRDNVIEFYKNSH encoded by the coding sequence ATGCAAGACGAATTTTACATTAGAAGATGCATTGAGCTCGCTCAGAAAGCCATCGGAAATACCTACCCTAATCCATTGGTAGGAAGTGTGATTGTTCACAACGGTAAAATAATTGGTGAAGGGTATCATCATAAAGCAGGTGAAAATCATGCGGAAATTAACGCAATCAATTCTGTTGAAGATAAAAGCCTGATTCCCGAATCTACTATTTATGTTTCTTTGGAACCTTGTGCGCATTTCGGAAAAACGCCGCCTTGCGCATTAAAGATTGTCGAGCTTGGCTTTAAAAAAGTTGTTATCGGTGCAATGGATTCTCACGATAAAGTCAACGGAAAAGGTAAGAAAATTATTCATGATGCAGGAATTGAAGTTGTTTCCGGCGTTTTGGAAAAAGAATGCATTGATTTAAATAAAAGATTTTTCACGTATCACGAAAAGAGAAGACCTTTCGTTGTTTTAAAATGGGCAGAATCGGGCGACCGTTTTATGGATAAAGATTTTAAACCTACTCAAATCAGCAATTCATTAACGAAACAGTTCGTACATCAACTAAGAAATAATGAACATTCTATTTTGATTGGTACAATGACGGCTTTGCGAGACAACCCAAGTCTTACAACGAGAGAAATTGTCGGCAGAAATCCAATCAGGATTCTGATTGATATTGATTTAAAAGTTCCTTCTGATTTTAATATTTACAGCAATGAAGCTGAAACCTTAGTTTTCAATTCCGTAAAAGAAGGTGAAGAAGGAAACATAAAATTCATCAAAACTTCAAGAGAAAATTTCATTGAAAATATGTTGAAAAAATTACACGAACTTCAGATACAATCCATCATTGTGGAAGGCGGAAGTTTGGTTTTACAACAATTCATTGACGCAAACTTATGGGATGAAACAATGATTATTAAAAATAAAAATCTAGTTTTAGAAAACGGAACGAAAGCTCCGAGATTCTCTGAAATACCTTTAGAAATTCAGGATTTTAGAGACAATGTTATTGAATTTTATAAAAATTCTCATTAA